A window of Fragaria vesca subsp. vesca linkage group LG7, FraVesHawaii_1.0, whole genome shotgun sequence contains these coding sequences:
- the LOC101295664 gene encoding (S)-scoulerine 9-O-methyltransferase-like, whose product MESHGSLTNHTSAWGLANSITIQMTLRAAIELNVFNIIAKSGRGTDLTSKEIVSQIPNTNPTLAVLNEDGVSFAPNILWGSKLFVVKSLFQLKYTVLEPESSPFVKANGETIFEFMSSKPEVFEVYKGFEEVKELMDVGGGDGSAIAKIWVLHNWDDEHCKKILKNCWEAIPDDGKVIVVEYFVVPEIVENATEMNKSVFYLDIFMMTTSPGGKERTIAEFEYLAKSVGFVETKIFPLPHGSYVNEFLKS is encoded by the exons ATGGAAAGCCATGGAAGTTTAACAAATCATACTTCAGCTTGGGGTTTGGCAAATTCTATCACCATTCAAATGACTCTGAGAGCTGCAATAGAGCTCAATGTCTTTAACATCATCGCCAAATCAGGTCGGGGAACTGATCTTACATCAAAAGAAATTGTTTCACAAATCCCCAACACAAATCCAACTTTAGCAG TGCTGAATGAAGATGGAGTTTCTTTTGCCCCAAATATATTGTGGGGCTCCAAATTGTTCGTTGTGAAGAGCTTGTTCCAGCTCAAGTACACGGTGCTTGAACCGGAGAGTTCTCCCTTTGTCAAAGCCAACGGAGAGACCATTTTTGAATTCATGTCTAGCAAGCCTGAG GTGTTTGAGGTTTACAAAGGTTTTGAAGAGGTGAAGGAGTTGATGGATGTAGGAGGTGGTGATGGATCTGCAATTGCCAAGATA TGGGTACTCCATAATTGGGATGATGAACACTGTAAGAAGATATTGAAAAACTGTTGGGAGGCAATACCAGATGATGGGAAGGTAATAGTTGTCGAGTATTTTGTAGTACCTGAAATAGTTGAGAATGCAACAGAAATGAATAAGAGCGTGTTCTACCTCGACATATTCATGATGACCACAAGTCCCGGTGGTAAGGAGCGAACGATCGCTGAATTTGAGTATCTAGCCAAATCAGTAGGTTTTGTTGAAACAAAGATCTTCCCACTTCCTCATGGGAGCTATGTTAATGAGTTTCTTAAGAGTTGA